In the genome of Rhizobium favelukesii, one region contains:
- the nodL gene encoding nodulation O-acetyltransferase NodL, giving the protein MTRTQKEKMLAGEMYNAADPEIQADLLAAGAWLKRYNGGLGDSAERWHLYLRERLGEVGPGAVIRPPFHCDYGYNIRIGAHAYLNFNCVILDVAKVTIGEGTAIGPAVQIYTADHPDDPEQRQAGLQLGRPVCIGRHVWIGGGAIILPGVTIGDHAVVGAGSVVTRDVPAGAKVMGSPARVRG; this is encoded by the coding sequence ATGACACGCACTCAAAAAGAGAAGATGCTCGCGGGCGAGATGTACAATGCAGCGGACCCGGAAATCCAAGCCGACTTGCTGGCTGCTGGGGCTTGGCTGAAGCGGTACAATGGTGGTTTGGGGGACTCCGCCGAACGTTGGCATTTGTACCTCCGCGAACGGCTAGGCGAGGTTGGGCCTGGAGCGGTCATCCGTCCGCCCTTTCACTGCGACTACGGCTACAACATCCGTATCGGAGCCCACGCTTACCTCAATTTCAACTGCGTAATCCTCGACGTGGCAAAGGTGACGATTGGGGAAGGAACCGCAATTGGGCCCGCTGTGCAGATCTATACCGCCGATCATCCAGATGACCCCGAGCAGCGGCAGGCGGGGCTGCAGCTCGGACGACCTGTCTGCATTGGCAGGCACGTCTGGATCGGCGGTGGCGCAATCATTCTCCCAGGCGTGACGATTGGCGATCATGCAGTCGTTGGCGCGGGCAGCGTAGTAACGCGCGATGTTCCTGCGGGCGCAAAGGTCATGGGAAGTCCAGCTCGGGTCAGAGGCTGA
- a CDS encoding flavin reductase family protein codes for MKADVFNPRALREAFGAFPTAVTVITANDPADRPVGSTANSFASVSLDPPLLLVCLAKTSRDYPTVTKAEHFAINILSEAQKNVSIKFARPAEDRFAAVDWARGPNGCPIFAQVAAWFECSMHDVIEAGDHVMMVGRVTAFESSGLNGLGYARGGYFTPRVPAKAVSSAAGGGEICAAAVLERHGSLFPLGDENLPFPSCSAAGGDLANTLASHLEQLGLSVHDWFSLLDL; via the coding sequence ATGAAAGCGGATGTTTTCAACCCGAGAGCCTTGCGCGAGGCTTTTGGAGCCTTTCCGACCGCAGTGACGGTCATAACAGCCAACGATCCGGCGGACAGGCCAGTTGGTTCTACTGCCAACTCCTTTGCGTCTGTATCCTTGGATCCGCCGCTGCTGCTCGTTTGCCTTGCCAAGACTTCGCGCGACTACCCAACAGTGACCAAAGCCGAGCACTTCGCGATCAACATACTCTCAGAAGCCCAGAAGAATGTGTCCATTAAATTTGCCCGCCCCGCGGAAGATCGCTTCGCTGCTGTCGACTGGGCGAGGGGTCCGAACGGCTGTCCGATATTCGCGCAGGTGGCGGCGTGGTTTGAATGTTCGATGCATGATGTCATCGAGGCGGGCGACCACGTCATGATGGTCGGTCGCGTGACGGCTTTCGAAAGCAGCGGCTTGAATGGTCTGGGCTATGCCCGCGGCGGCTACTTCACTCCGAGAGTCCCTGCAAAAGCCGTTTCCTCTGCGGCGGGCGGCGGAGAGATCTGCGCCGCCGCCGTGTTGGAGCGCCACGGCTCGCTTTTTCCATTGGGCGATGAAAACTTGCCCTTTCCGAGTTGCAGCGCAGCAGGCGGTGACCTAGCAAATACGCTGGCGTCCCACCTCGAACAATTGGGACTGAGCGTCCACGATTGGTTTTCTTTGCTGGATCTATAA